From the endosymbiont of Bathymodiolus septemdierum str. Myojin knoll genome, one window contains:
- the aroE gene encoding shikimate dehydrogenase yields the protein MYKLAVFGNPIEHSLSPTIHAMFAQQTGVNVKYTKELAPIDAFTQTANNFIQQGGLGFNITVPFKIDAFNFATQRTRNAQTAGAVNTIKVEGNTCIGENTDGVGLVNDLTKNLGIDLRDKVILILGSGGATRGILLPLLEQNPTRVMIANRTASKATTLANDFSEYGKTCGFGLEKIKSKPVDIIINATSASLDGKMLTIPNGVANGAICYDLMYGKITPFMTWAKVNNASMVIDGLGMLVEQAAAAFEFWTGKQPNTRSIIDTIRARS from the coding sequence ATGTATAAGTTAGCAGTTTTTGGCAATCCGATTGAGCACAGTTTGTCGCCTACCATTCACGCAATGTTTGCACAGCAAACAGGTGTGAATGTTAAATACACAAAGGAATTAGCGCCAATCGATGCCTTTACGCAAACAGCAAATAATTTTATTCAACAAGGGGGGTTGGGCTTTAATATTACCGTACCCTTTAAAATTGACGCCTTTAACTTTGCCACGCAACGCACACGCAACGCACAAACAGCAGGTGCGGTCAATACCATTAAAGTTGAGGGCAATACTTGTATCGGTGAAAATACAGATGGTGTTGGACTGGTCAATGATTTAACCAAAAACCTTGGTATTGATTTGCGCGATAAAGTCATCTTGATTTTAGGGTCTGGTGGAGCAACAAGAGGAATTTTACTACCCTTGTTAGAGCAAAATCCCACGCGAGTGATGATTGCCAATCGCACCGCCTCTAAGGCGACAACACTAGCAAATGACTTTTCAGAATACGGCAAAACTTGTGGCTTTGGATTGGAAAAAATCAAGTCCAAACCTGTTGATATAATTATCAACGCTACCAGCGCTTCACTTGATGGAAAAATGTTAACCATTCCCAATGGCGTCGCTAATGGTGCGATTTGCTATGACTTAATGTATGGAAAAATCACACCGTTTATGACATGGGCAAAGGTAAACAACGCATCAATGGTTATTGATGGTTTGGGTATGCTGGTAGAACAAGCGGCGGCGGCTTTTGAATTTTGGACAGGTAAACAACCTAATACTCGGTCGATTATAGATACTATTAGAGCAAGAAGCTAA
- a CDS encoding Rne/Rng family ribonuclease — MNQILINATHSEEIRVAIVNNKKLTDLNIETSLNQKNKGNIYKGKISRVEQSLEAAFVDYGKERQGFLPFKEITEALRANATAKGDKLTISDVLKEGQEIIVQVEKEERSNKGAALSTFINLAGAYMILTPNNAKSHGISRQIGASDRSELKEIINKITMPENSGLIIRTAGAGKSLEELQWEVDYLSELWGSINTAAENRKAPFLIYQESDIVIRTLRDYLRKDTDSVIIDDLATFQNAKEFVSFVLPHYLDRVKQFDASEHSLFNHMGIEAQVKSVFNREVSLRSGATIVFDPTEALTAIDINSARATKGHDIEETAYNANLEAAKEIAIQLQLRDIGGLVVIDFIDMASEEHKRSIEKIMEKATSSDRARIQIGTISRFGLLEMSRQRLMSSVTESVEKTCSACDGRGTTPTVPSLALNILRQLEDGCNASNQTQRLTIQSSVDVITYLLNEKRNDVNHLEEKHSIKITLLPNPYMQFPDFTINKQKGDKKSHHKSYQGISKPQNTLSDNGLSTDRETPEINTNHPTTRVPEHKKSVVKKPSTSLWSKLKSLFSANKKKNQTNKKRNNKNRNRNRNQNRNRNQNKQQQRQKPKNNNQPKQGKSQNKGNPQQKKLNDANPKPQKQVKSKPQPKPVTKKEVKPKDNINSEVKVEKSAIKIENPNKPVAVKEKKVNPKDKVKTEKVVIKMENPDKPVEIKKKEIKKEIKPVVVKKETKVNGNKIDASPDADGNK; from the coding sequence ATGAACCAAATTTTAATCAATGCAACGCACTCGGAAGAAATCAGAGTTGCGATTGTCAACAATAAAAAACTCACCGACTTAAACATAGAAACCAGCCTTAATCAAAAAAACAAAGGCAATATTTATAAAGGTAAAATCTCCCGTGTTGAGCAATCCCTAGAAGCCGCTTTTGTCGATTACGGCAAAGAAAGACAAGGCTTTTTACCTTTTAAAGAAATTACCGAAGCATTGCGTGCAAATGCCACTGCTAAAGGCGATAAATTAACAATTTCTGATGTTCTAAAAGAAGGTCAAGAAATTATCGTTCAAGTAGAAAAAGAAGAACGAAGCAACAAAGGTGCAGCACTCAGTACCTTTATTAACTTAGCTGGCGCTTACATGATTTTAACGCCAAACAACGCCAAGAGCCACGGAATTTCAAGACAAATCGGCGCTTCTGATAGGTCAGAACTCAAAGAAATTATAAACAAAATTACCATGCCAGAAAATTCTGGTTTAATAATCCGTACTGCGGGTGCTGGAAAGTCTTTAGAAGAGTTACAGTGGGAGGTAGATTACCTATCAGAACTGTGGGGTTCAATTAATACCGCTGCAGAAAATCGCAAAGCCCCTTTCTTAATTTACCAAGAAAGTGACATCGTTATTCGCACCCTGCGTGACTATTTGAGAAAAGACACAGATAGTGTGATTATTGACGATTTAGCCACTTTCCAAAATGCCAAAGAATTCGTGAGTTTCGTATTGCCGCACTACTTAGATCGTGTTAAGCAATTTGACGCATCTGAACATTCGTTGTTTAACCACATGGGCATTGAAGCGCAAGTTAAAAGCGTCTTTAATCGTGAAGTTTCTTTGCGTTCAGGTGCAACAATTGTATTTGACCCAACTGAGGCGTTAACTGCGATTGATATCAACTCTGCCCGTGCAACCAAAGGTCATGATATTGAAGAAACGGCTTATAACGCCAACTTAGAAGCAGCAAAAGAGATTGCCATACAGTTACAATTGCGTGATATTGGTGGTTTAGTAGTGATTGACTTTATTGACATGGCTTCTGAAGAACACAAAAGGTCAATTGAAAAGATCATGGAAAAAGCCACCAGCTCAGACCGTGCACGCATTCAAATTGGTACGATTTCTCGCTTTGGTTTGTTAGAAATGTCAAGACAGCGTCTGATGAGTTCAGTCACCGAATCAGTAGAAAAAACTTGCTCCGCTTGTGATGGTCGTGGCACTACGCCAACCGTTCCAAGTTTGGCACTCAACATCCTCAGACAACTAGAAGACGGCTGTAACGCCTCTAATCAAACACAGAGATTAACAATTCAATCTAGCGTTGATGTTATCACTTATTTATTAAATGAAAAGCGTAATGATGTCAATCATTTAGAGGAAAAACATAGCATTAAAATCACCTTATTGCCTAATCCTTATATGCAGTTCCCAGATTTTACTATTAATAAGCAAAAAGGCGATAAAAAATCACACCATAAGAGTTATCAAGGTATTTCTAAGCCACAAAATACGCTTTCTGATAATGGCTTAAGTACCGATAGAGAGACACCAGAGATTAACACCAACCACCCTACGACACGCGTCCCTGAACATAAAAAATCAGTTGTTAAAAAACCTTCAACTTCATTATGGAGTAAACTTAAGTCGTTATTTAGCGCCAACAAGAAGAAAAATCAGACAAATAAAAAGCGTAATAATAAAAATCGAAATAGAAACAGGAATCAAAACAGAAATAGAAATCAAAATAAACAGCAACAACGCCAGAAGCCGAAAAATAACAATCAACCAAAACAAGGCAAGTCACAAAATAAAGGTAACCCTCAACAGAAAAAATTGAATGACGCAAACCCTAAACCACAAAAGCAAGTCAAGTCAAAGCCTCAGCCAAAACCTGTGACTAAAAAAGAAGTTAAACCAAAAGATAATATTAACTCAGAAGTTAAGGTTGAAAAATCTGCTATAAAAATAGAAAATCCCAATAAACCAGTAGCAGTAAAGGAAAAAAAGGTCAATCCAAAAGATAAAGTTAAGACTGAAAAAGTCGTTATAAAAATGGAAAACCCTGATAAGCCAGTAGAAATAAAGAAAAAAGAGATTAAAAAGGAGATTAAGCCAGTCGTCGTTAAAAAAGAAACCAAAGTTAATGGCAACAAGATCGACGCAAGCCCTGACGCTGACGGCAACAAATAG
- a CDS encoding pteridine reductase, which yields MKTALITGGALRIGAQIVKTLHANDYNIIIHYRNSSKDAQALANQLNQMRADSVSIIQAELSDIQAIKTLANSIEKLDVLVNNASVFYPTPIQKASKNEWQEIMDTNVMAPFFLSKSLSATLSKNQGCIINIVDIHAQRPLKNHAIYNISKAGVAMMTQTLAKELAPNIRVCGVAPGSILWPENAAELSNEQKNKMLNKIPLNKQGSPEDIANTVLFLTNSPYITGQIISVDGGRTLNQ from the coding sequence ATGAAAACAGCTCTTATCACAGGTGGCGCATTGCGTATTGGCGCACAAATTGTCAAAACACTACATGCGAATGATTACAATATTATCATTCATTATCGCAATTCTAGTAAAGATGCACAGGCGTTAGCCAACCAACTCAATCAAATGCGTGCGGATTCTGTTAGCATTATTCAGGCAGAATTATCAGACATACAAGCGATAAAAACACTGGCAAACTCTATTGAGAAACTGGATGTATTGGTCAACAATGCCTCAGTTTTTTACCCAACACCCATACAAAAAGCAAGTAAAAACGAGTGGCAAGAAATAATGGACACCAATGTAATGGCGCCGTTTTTTTTATCGAAATCTTTATCGGCAACTTTGTCAAAAAATCAAGGTTGTATCATTAATATCGTTGACATTCACGCACAACGCCCACTTAAAAATCACGCAATTTATAACATTTCTAAAGCGGGCGTTGCAATGATGACGCAAACTTTAGCAAAAGAATTGGCACCCAATATTCGAGTTTGCGGCGTTGCCCCAGGTTCGATTTTATGGCCAGAAAATGCAGCAGAACTGAGTAATGAGCAAAAAAATAAAATGCTGAATAAAATCCCCTTAAATAAGCAAGGCTCGCCAGAAGACATTGCTAACACGGTTTTATTTTTGACAAATTCACCTTACATTACGGGGCAAATTATTAGTGTTGATGGTGGACGCACATTAAATCAATAA
- a CDS encoding class I SAM-dependent methyltransferase, with protein sequence MDLERTIKNTIIQKAKPIGFDEFMNLALYYPAKGYYTGGSQKFGEQGDFITAPETSDLFGFCLARQSAQILANEDDILEFGAGSGILAAQILFELGRLDKLPRTYYILELSAELKQRQKDTINKTLPELIDKVVWLNNLPEHFSGVIIANEVLDAMPAKRVINKGGEFFELGVDCQDDTLVWQTLGVYQNDKMQLPTEVTQGYTTEVNERAMAWVNSLNDFMDKGVVLLIDYGMARDEYFHPQRGDGTLQCYYQHKANDNPFEHIGEQDITTSVNFSDIADQASASGFVIEGYATQAMFLISLGIDEYLLAEKDEKKNALLAQQVKLLVLPSAMGESFKVLAFSKNTQVKLDGFKEQDLTCKL encoded by the coding sequence ATGGACTTAGAGCGAACAATTAAAAACACCATTATACAAAAAGCTAAGCCTATCGGGTTTGATGAATTTATGAATTTGGCATTATATTATCCTGCCAAAGGATATTACACTGGTGGTTCACAGAAATTTGGCGAACAGGGTGACTTCATTACTGCGCCAGAAACCTCAGATTTATTCGGATTTTGCTTAGCGCGACAATCTGCGCAAATATTAGCTAATGAAGATGATATATTGGAATTCGGTGCGGGTAGTGGTATATTGGCTGCACAAATTTTGTTTGAATTAGGGCGATTAGATAAGTTGCCTCGCACTTATTATATTTTAGAACTCAGTGCTGAATTAAAGCAAAGGCAAAAAGATACGATTAACAAAACCCTGCCAGAGTTGATAGATAAAGTGGTGTGGCTAAATAATTTACCCGAACATTTTTCCGGTGTTATTATTGCTAACGAAGTGCTGGATGCTATGCCTGCTAAACGCGTCATTAATAAAGGGGGCGAATTTTTTGAGTTGGGTGTGGATTGCCAAGACGATACTTTGGTGTGGCAAACATTGGGCGTTTATCAAAATGATAAAATGCAATTACCCACAGAAGTTACACAAGGCTACACCACCGAAGTCAACGAAAGGGCAATGGCATGGGTCAACAGCCTAAATGATTTTATGGACAAAGGTGTGGTTTTGCTGATTGATTATGGTATGGCGCGCGATGAATACTTCCATCCGCAACGCGGCGACGGCACTTTGCAATGCTACTATCAGCACAAAGCCAATGACAACCCATTTGAACACATTGGTGAACAAGATATTACCACTTCCGTCAATTTTTCAGATATTGCCGACCAAGCAAGCGCCAGTGGCTTTGTCATTGAAGGTTATGCCACACAAGCGATGTTTTTAATTTCTTTGGGTATTGACGAATATTTATTAGCCGAAAAAGACGAGAAAAAAAATGCACTTTTGGCGCAACAAGTCAAATTACTGGTGTTGCCAAGTGCGATGGGAGAGAGTTTTAAAGTATTGGCATTCAGTAAAAATACACAAGTAAAATTAGACGGTTTTAAAGAACAAGACTTAACTTGTAAATTATGA
- the pepN gene encoding aminopeptidase N — protein MKSKPQPVYRKDYQPSAYLIHTTELSFDLSEVGTTVTSKIDFYQNPQLISPASKLFLDGVELELISILVNGIEPNYKVSKEGLMLRDLPKNFILEIQNKIHPEVNTSLNGLYQSSGNFCTQCEAHGFRQITYYLDRPDVLSIFTTHITADHDKYPILLSNGNLISQSNGKVTWHDPSLKPCYLFALVAGDFAVLEDTYTTMSGKEVVLKIFVQAHNIDKTQFAMDALKKSFKWDEERFDLEYDLDIYMIVAVDDFNMGAMENKGLNIFNSTCVLANTKTATDEDFIRVESIIGHEYFHNWTGNRVTCRDWFQLSLKEGLTVFRDQEFTADLHARSIKRIEDVSELRTHQFAEDAGPMSHPVRPESYIEMNNFYTMTVYEKGAEVIRMIHTFLGEEGFQKGMKLYFQRFDGQAVTIDDFVASMSDANDFDFTQFTHWYTQSGTPEIHISTHYNNGTYVTTVTQEDNYFLPLAFALLDKSGNELKAGVLTIKDKEQNFVFKNLTAEPTPSWFRGFSAPVKLTDDLTFEQKIFLVKHDKDSFSQWDNAQQLWQTLILTPGKIDESLFFDAIEFTVKNIKDKSLVCELLTLPSERVLHNAQTVIDVFDIHNKRERVIEKIRTRFKALFFDLYQSLNTSQAYELTPEAVGQRALKNICLFYLSEDSDIAYAQFQSANCMSDKFAAFKVLTDTDNTYREQVLADFYLAFKDDTQVMDKFFTAQSASSICDIKTIKTLMRHELFSFNTPNRLRSVVGTFAQNYTNFHNQDGYQFFTDIILKLNTSNPQIGARLVAVYNHWKRYTPALKALQKQQLEKILNAKNLSKDIFEIVQNALK, from the coding sequence ATGAAATCTAAGCCACAACCTGTTTATCGTAAAGATTATCAACCAAGTGCATATTTAATCCACACCACAGAACTCAGTTTTGATTTGAGTGAAGTCGGCACAACGGTTACTTCAAAAATTGATTTTTATCAAAACCCCCAACTTATAAGCCCGGCGTCTAAGTTGTTTTTAGATGGTGTTGAATTAGAATTAATTTCTATTTTGGTTAATGGTATTGAGCCTAACTACAAAGTCAGTAAAGAGGGTTTAATGTTGCGTGATTTACCTAAAAATTTTATTTTAGAAATACAAAATAAAATCCATCCAGAGGTTAATACCAGTTTAAATGGCTTATACCAATCCAGTGGCAATTTTTGCACTCAGTGCGAAGCCCATGGTTTTCGTCAAATTACCTATTATTTAGACCGCCCCGATGTGCTTAGTATTTTCACGACGCACATCACTGCTGACCATGACAAGTATCCCATTTTGCTTAGTAACGGTAATCTCATCAGTCAATCCAACGGCAAGGTCACCTGGCACGACCCAAGTTTAAAACCGTGTTATTTATTCGCTTTGGTTGCAGGCGATTTTGCTGTGTTAGAAGATACTTATACAACGATGTCAGGCAAGGAGGTGGTACTTAAAATTTTCGTCCAAGCGCACAACATCGACAAAACCCAATTTGCCATGGATGCTTTGAAAAAATCCTTCAAATGGGATGAGGAACGCTTCGATTTAGAATACGATTTAGATATTTATATGATTGTCGCTGTCGATGATTTCAATATGGGAGCGATGGAAAACAAAGGCTTAAATATCTTTAATTCTACCTGCGTTTTAGCCAACACAAAAACTGCTACAGACGAAGATTTTATTAGAGTGGAGTCTATCATTGGTCACGAATATTTTCACAATTGGACGGGCAACCGCGTGACTTGTCGAGATTGGTTTCAACTCAGCCTAAAAGAAGGGTTAACTGTGTTCCGTGATCAAGAGTTTACTGCTGACTTGCATGCTCGCTCTATCAAACGCATTGAAGATGTTAGTGAGTTACGCACCCATCAATTCGCCGAAGACGCAGGGCCAATGTCGCACCCTGTGCGCCCAGAAAGTTACATAGAAATGAATAATTTTTATACGATGACGGTCTATGAAAAAGGTGCAGAAGTCATTCGTATGATTCACACTTTCCTTGGTGAAGAAGGTTTTCAAAAAGGTATGAAATTATATTTCCAACGCTTTGATGGGCAAGCCGTAACCATCGATGATTTTGTTGCCTCAATGAGCGACGCCAATGATTTTGATTTTACGCAATTCACGCATTGGTACACACAATCAGGCACCCCAGAAATTCACATCTCTACGCATTATAATAACGGCACTTATGTTACTACGGTCACTCAAGAAGACAATTATTTCTTGCCACTCGCCTTCGCATTGTTAGACAAATCTGGCAACGAATTAAAAGCTGGCGTACTCACCATTAAAGACAAAGAGCAGAATTTTGTCTTTAAAAATCTAACTGCAGAGCCTACCCCCTCGTGGTTTCGTGGTTTTTCAGCGCCTGTCAAATTAACCGACGATTTGACTTTTGAACAAAAAATATTCTTAGTTAAACACGACAAAGACAGTTTTAGCCAATGGGATAACGCACAGCAACTTTGGCAAACGCTTATCCTTACCCCTGGTAAAATTGATGAATCGTTGTTTTTTGATGCTATCGAATTCACCGTCAAAAATATCAAAGATAAATCTTTGGTATGCGAACTCCTTACCCTCCCATCGGAACGCGTTTTACACAACGCTCAGACCGTCATAGATGTATTTGACATTCACAACAAACGCGAGCGGGTTATCGAAAAAATCCGCACTCGATTCAAAGCACTATTTTTTGATTTGTATCAATCGCTAAACACCAGTCAAGCCTATGAACTGACTCCAGAGGCCGTCGGACAAAGAGCCCTAAAAAACATTTGTCTATTCTATCTCTCCGAAGATTCAGACATTGCCTACGCCCAATTCCAATCCGCCAACTGCATGAGCGACAAATTCGCCGCCTTCAAAGTCCTAACTGACACCGATAACACATACCGAGAGCAAGTTTTAGCGGATTTCTACCTAGCATTTAAAGACGACACCCAAGTAATGGATAAATTCTTTACCGCCCAATCTGCCAGTAGTATTTGCGATATAAAAACCATAAAAACTCTGATGCGGCACGAATTGTTTTCATTTAACACCCCAAATCGCCTCCGCAGCGTTGTCGGTACTTTTGCCCAAAACTACACCAACTTTCACAATCAAGACGGCTATCAGTTTTTCACCGATATTATCCTCAAACTTAACACCAGCAACCCTCAAATTGGTGCTCGCCTAGTTGCCGTTTACAACCATTGGAAACGCTACACACCAGCGTTAAAAGCCTTGCAAAAACAACAGTTAGAAAAAATCCTTAACGCCAAAAATCTATCAAAAGACATCTTTGAAATCGTCCAAAACGCCTTAAAATGA
- a CDS encoding CinA family protein, whose translation MTKLAQLLKQKKYTIAVAESCTGGNLSALLTQESGASVYFDRGFITYSNQAKIDMLGVKTHTLDTHGAVSEQTALEMVAGVIQNSNADIGVSITGIAGPTGATKDKPVGTVCFGFYVNGEYFSAIEIFSNQDRAQVIQSSVDFVIGKLTKWL comes from the coding sequence ATGACTAAGTTAGCACAATTATTAAAACAAAAAAAATACACCATTGCTGTGGCAGAATCCTGCACAGGCGGTAACTTATCCGCACTACTTACCCAGGAAAGTGGCGCATCAGTTTATTTTGACAGAGGTTTTATCACCTATAGTAATCAAGCAAAAATAGACATGCTTGGCGTGAAAACACACACTTTAGATACCCATGGTGCAGTTAGCGAACAAACCGCACTAGAGATGGTAGCAGGCGTTATTCAAAACTCTAATGCTGATATTGGTGTATCTATTACTGGTATTGCCGGACCAACAGGCGCAACAAAAGACAAACCTGTCGGCACAGTGTGTTTTGGCTTTTATGTCAATGGCGAGTATTTTTCTGCCATTGAGATTTTTTCAAATCAAGATAGGGCGCAAGTTATTCAAAGTAGCGTTGATTTTGTTATAGGTAAATTAACCAAATGGTTGTAG
- a CDS encoding site-specific DNA-methyltransferase, with protein MKKEKTFDNSNTTTNSTQLEILKTNFPQCFDKNGSFIPHKMQDIVAKDGINLSKESYSLNWLGKSYARLLANEQPLTLLKEDKNHNQKPENINSENLLIKGDNLEVLKHLRHAYSEQVKMIYIDPPYNTGNDGFVYQDDRKFTPEQLQRLAGIDEDEAQRILDFTASNSNSHSAWLTFIYPRLYIARELLTDDGVIFISIDDNEQAQLKLLCDEVFGEENFVASLATIMNLKGNNDEFGFAGTHENTIVFAKQKDKALLNKFNIDKEELEDWSEDDLGFYKQGANLKATGMNAPREKRPNLYFPIFIDIESRIYITDNNEPPNFVGELTTLYPITNGNEMSWRWSKDKFKEEVNSIIVSRNGTIGVYKKQRPLLGDMPSKKPKTTFYKPEYSSGNGTAQMKKIFNERVFSNPKPLQLLQDFVEIGLNKNDIILDFFAGSGTTADAVMQLNAEDGGNRQCISVQLAEPIDEAKNKTAYDFVKEELGKDSPTVFDITKERILRAGAKIQHDNSESKEPKDLSQQDFGFKVYETLPMFDGYFDEMDELNAQQALFDGTELSSDDLAVLLTSWMVNDGIKLTKKVEKITLDKYTGYYADEKLYFMDKGFSTDDLKALLEKLDNDKDFQPNKIILFGYNFESKHQREISEALNSYTNKKQIELDKVVRY; from the coding sequence ATGAAAAAAGAAAAAACATTTGATAATTCGAACACAACGACTAACAGCACACAACTGGAAATATTAAAAACCAACTTTCCACAATGTTTTGACAAGAATGGCAGTTTTATCCCGCATAAAATGCAAGATATTGTTGCTAAAGACGGTATTAATCTTTCAAAGGAAAGTTATAGCCTAAATTGGCTAGGTAAATCTTATGCTAGATTGTTGGCAAACGAGCAACCGCTTACCTTGCTTAAAGAAGATAAAAACCATAACCAAAAACCTGAAAATATCAACAGTGAAAACTTGCTGATTAAGGGTGATAATTTAGAAGTATTAAAACATTTACGCCATGCTTATAGTGAGCAGGTGAAAATGATATATATTGACCCACCTTATAATACGGGTAATGATGGCTTTGTCTATCAAGACGATAGAAAATTTACCCCCGAACAACTGCAACGCTTAGCAGGGATTGACGAGGACGAGGCGCAACGGATTTTGGATTTTACCGCCAGCAATTCAAATTCTCATAGTGCGTGGCTGACTTTTATTTATCCACGGCTGTATATTGCCAGAGAATTACTCACTGATGACGGGGTGATATTTATTAGTATTGATGATAACGAGCAAGCACAGTTAAAACTGCTTTGTGACGAGGTGTTTGGGGAGGAAAATTTTGTTGCAAGTTTGGCAACTATTATGAATTTAAAGGGTAATAATGATGAGTTTGGTTTTGCTGGAACTCATGAGAATACGATTGTTTTTGCAAAACAGAAAGACAAAGCACTATTAAATAAATTTAATATAGATAAAGAAGAACTTGAAGATTGGTCAGAAGACGACCTTGGTTTTTATAAACAGGGTGCCAATTTAAAAGCAACGGGCATGAATGCCCCTAGAGAAAAGAGACCTAATTTATATTTTCCGATTTTTATAGATATAGAAAGCAGAATTTATATTACTGATAATAATGAACCGCCTAATTTTGTTGGAGAATTAACTACTCTATATCCAATCACAAACGGAAATGAAATGTCTTGGAGGTGGAGTAAGGATAAATTTAAAGAAGAAGTCAACAGTATTATTGTATCAAGAAATGGAACGATAGGGGTTTATAAAAAACAAAGACCGTTATTAGGAGATATGCCATCAAAAAAACCCAAAACAACATTTTACAAACCAGAATACAGTAGTGGCAACGGAACCGCTCAAATGAAAAAAATCTTTAATGAAAGGGTATTTTCCAACCCTAAGCCATTGCAGTTATTACAAGATTTTGTAGAAATTGGCTTAAATAAAAATGATATTATCCTAGATTTTTTCGCAGGCTCTGGCACAACCGCTGATGCCGTTATGCAACTCAATGCCGAGGATGGTGGCAATCGCCAATGTATCTCGGTGCAACTAGCTGAACCAATAGATGAGGCGAAAAACAAAACTGCCTATGATTTTGTCAAAGAGGAATTGGGCAAAGACAGTCCAACTGTTTTTGACATTACCAAAGAGCGGATTTTACGCGCAGGGGCAAAAATCCAACACGACAATAGCGAAAGCAAAGAGCCTAAAGATTTATCCCAGCAAGATTTTGGTTTTAAAGTCTATGAAACACTGCCAATGTTTGACGGTTATTTTGATGAAATGGATGAGTTAAATGCACAACAAGCTTTATTTGATGGCACAGAGTTATCAAGTGATGATTTAGCCGTGCTTTTAACCTCATGGATGGTAAATGATGGCATCAAACTCACTAAAAAGGTAGAAAAAATAACCCTCGATAAATACACAGGTTATTATGCGGATGAAAAACTCTATTTTATGGATAAAGGCTTTAGCACCGATGATTTAAAAGCTTTATTGGAAAAACTAGATAACGATAAAGACTTTCAGCCTAATAAAATTATTCTTTTTGGCTATAACTTTG